Below is a window of Hyphomonas neptunium ATCC 15444 DNA.
ATCCCCAAGCCGGTCGCCGAATTCATTCTGGGGGCCGTGAAATGCCGGGCATCGACGGTCATTTCCGGGGGCACGGGCTCTGGCAAGACGACGCTGCTCAATGCGCTTTCGGCGGCGATTAATCCGGACGAGCGCCTCATCACCATTGAGGACGCCGCCGAACTTCAACTGCAGCAACCGCATGTGGCACGCATGGAAACGCGCCCGCCGAACATTGAGGGCAAGGGCGAGATCCGCCAGCGCGAGCTGGTCAAAAACGCCCTGCGGATGCGTCCAGACCGGGTGATCCTCGGCGAGGTGCGCTCCGAAGAAGCCTTCGACATGTTGCAGGCCATGAATACCGGCCATGAAGGCTCGATGGCGACGATCCACGCCAATAATCCGCGCGATGCGATCACCCGCCTTGAGCAGATGGTGATGATGGGCGGCATGAAGATCTCTGAAGAGGCCATCCGGGGGCAGATAGCTTCGGCGGTGAACTTCATTGTTCAGGCGACACGCCTGTCAGACGGTTCGCGCAAGGTGATTTCGATTGCCGAGATTACCGGCATGGAAGGCTCGGTTGTCCAGTTGCAGGAAATCTTCAAGTTCGAGCGGACGGGCACCACGCCGGAAGGCAAGGTGCAGGGGCATTTTGTGGCGACGGGGCTGCGCCCCAAATTCGTGGATGAAATGGAGCGCAAGGGCGTGTTCATGCCGGCCGGGCTCTTTGATCCATCCAGCAAATTCTGAAGGAGCGGGCGACTGTGTTCGGGCTGCCGGATCTTGCAACTCTCGATATGCGGCTGGTGATCCCGGCGATCATGGCTGTGGGCGCATTGTTTCTGGCTGTGCAGTCTGTGCTCAGCCTTGTCTCGGATGTCCGCACCCAGCAGATCGTCAACCGGCGCCTTCAGTTCAAGGATCGTTACGCCACGCATAATGAGGCGATGGTGGAGCTGCGCAAGAGCCGGGGGCTCGATCAGGACGGCAACCTGACCATGTCGCTGCATTGGCTGAACCGGCTGATCGTTCGCTCCGGACTGAAGTTCCAGCCCGCCAAATGGGCGGCTATGTCTCTGGCCGGCGCTGCGGTGGCAGGCGTCGCGGCGTTCATTTATCTGGGCGGGCTTTTTGCAGCCATCCCGGTGTTTTTTGTTGTGCTCGTGGCCGCGCCTATTCTCGTCATCCGCCATCTGGCGGGGGCCCGCGCGAAGAAGCTGGCGGCGCAGTTGCCGGACGCCTTGCAGATCGTTTGCCGCAGCCTTGAGGCGGGCCATCCCGTGGCCACGGCGGTAAGCCTGGTGGCGCGGGAAATGCCTGATCCGATCGGCACCGAATTTGGCATGACGGCGGATGAAGTTTCCTACGGGATGTCGCTGACCAACGCTGTGCAGCGGATGGCGGAGCGGGCAGGCGATCCGGATGTGGAACTGTTTGCCGCGACCGTGCGCCTTCAGGAGAAGACCGGCGGCAATCTGACGGAACTTCTCAAATCCAATACCAATACCATCCGTGAGCGGCAGACGATGCGGCTGAAGGTGCGGGCTGCGTCGTCTGAAGGGCGCGTTTCCGCAATGATCCTGACGTCTGCGCCATTTATCGTGATGACCGCGATCCATCTGCTGCGTCCGGAATTCTATGGCAGCGTTATTCATGAGCCGCTGATCCAATACAGCTTTGCGGGGCTGCTGGTGTGGATGGGCATTGGCAATCTGGTCATGAATCGCATGATCAATTTCAAGATGTAAGGAGGCGGATGAATGCCAGCGCTGCTCTCTTCCGGTCCTGTTATTCCCTTTGTTCTGGGGTTTCTGGCGTTGCTGCTGGCGGTGCCGGGGCTGATTTCATTTCTGCGCAGCCGTCAGGATGCGGGCGACATTGAGCGGCGTCTCTCGCGCCGGCCGGGCACGGGCGCGGCCGAAGCCAAGCGGAGCGAGAGCAAACTGGGCAAGG
It encodes the following:
- a CDS encoding CpaF family protein; translation: MSRFGFTNAAPKVAEAVPAPVAPQAAPAVSPKQTQAEQASFDLLDAKLRVHAKLIDELDLSALDKLDDETMRRRVRGIISEIIRKEEMALSAAEEASFADAVMDEMTGLGPIEPLLKDDSIADILINGCNQVYIERGGKLQLAPVRFADNDHLLRIVQRIVAAVGRRVDESQPLVDARLLDGSRVNAAVAPIAIDGPLVSIRKFSKSPLTMDKLVAFGAIPKPVAEFILGAVKCRASTVISGGTGSGKTTLLNALSAAINPDERLITIEDAAELQLQQPHVARMETRPPNIEGKGEIRQRELVKNALRMRPDRVILGEVRSEEAFDMLQAMNTGHEGSMATIHANNPRDAITRLEQMVMMGGMKISEEAIRGQIASAVNFIVQATRLSDGSRKVISIAEITGMEGSVVQLQEIFKFERTGTTPEGKVQGHFVATGLRPKFVDEMERKGVFMPAGLFDPSSKF
- a CDS encoding type II secretion system F family protein; translated protein: MFGLPDLATLDMRLVIPAIMAVGALFLAVQSVLSLVSDVRTQQIVNRRLQFKDRYATHNEAMVELRKSRGLDQDGNLTMSLHWLNRLIVRSGLKFQPAKWAAMSLAGAAVAGVAAFIYLGGLFAAIPVFFVVLVAAPILVIRHLAGARAKKLAAQLPDALQIVCRSLEAGHPVATAVSLVAREMPDPIGTEFGMTADEVSYGMSLTNAVQRMAERAGDPDVELFAATVRLQEKTGGNLTELLKSNTNTIRERQTMRLKVRAASSEGRVSAMILTSAPFIVMTAIHLLRPEFYGSVIHEPLIQYSFAGLLVWMGIGNLVMNRMINFKM